The following proteins come from a genomic window of Panicum hallii strain FIL2 chromosome 8, PHallii_v3.1, whole genome shotgun sequence:
- the LOC112902958 gene encoding BEL1-like homeodomain protein 1: protein MAAYYHGGAGTDIQASADGLQTLYLMNPGYASYGDAGASPPGATNMMLLNSAVSTMTPASFGHHQQSPSAAQQHFVGIPLQAPPSGYNLWTPATSGAADMSPPQAQTPGAAAGVSAVLSLSSREAPPVTVAAVGGADEGKYQLGATATPQGQMVMSSKYLKAAQELLDEVVSVSKGVEDAKAATKSLAAVKKKEDSEGVSCGDTDDGGGAKSGGAVPELSTAERQELQMKKSKLINMLDEVEQRYRQYHGQMQAVSSSFEAAAGAGSARMYTALALRTISRQFRCLRDAIAAQVRAASRALGEDADAAVAGGRTVGSRLRYIDHQLRQQRALQQLGMMQGGAWRPQRGLPERSVSILRAWLFEHFLHPYPKDSDKIMLAKQTGLTRSQVSNWFINARVRLWKPMVEEMYLEETRDQDGGGGGNDEGKSGGGSKSGDTNNGVDGVTQRADGGGSGAMSKAAARVAGGAAEGAPSAKGVGGVHGSTLLELARDQQTAHAGFYEGEDDDDDDVERRLKKARGDEPAPGPFHSHHVHDMAALHTQAAAAARQQHEEVSHRELLMKFMESGGAGAGARDHHHQDGGGYSLFAPGPYGQFGSEPFAFAGNSGVSLTLGLPHGAGGSAEQTASFLMGSSTAGDSGSHGGAGGYDMNMQSTKSFAAQLMRDFVA from the exons ATGGCGGCGTACTACCACGGCGGCGCCGGAACGGACATCCAGGCCAGCGCCGACGGCCTGCAGACGCTGTACCTCATGAACCCGGGCTACGCCAGCTACGGTGACGCCGGCGCGTCCCCGCCCGGCGCGACCAACATGATGCTGCTCAACTCGGCGGTGAGCACCATGACCCCGGCGTCCTTCGGCCACCACCAGCAGTCGCCGTCGGCGGCGCAGCAGCACTTCGTCGGCATCCCTCTCCAGGCGCCGCCGTCAGGCTACAACCTCTGGACCCCGGCCACGAGCGGCGCCGCGGACATGTCGCCGCCGCAGGCGCAGactcccggcgccgccgccggggtcAGCGCCGTGCTCAGCCTGTCGTCCCGCGAGGCGCCGCCGGTCACGGTGGCCGCCGTTGGAGGCGCCGACGAGGGGAAGTACCAGCTGGGCGCCACGGCCACGCCGCAGGGCCAGATGGTGATGAGCTCCAAGTACCTCAAGGCCGCGCAGGAGCTGCTCGACGAGGTGGTGAGCGTCAGCAAGGGCGTGGAGGACGCCAAGGCCGCGACCAAGAGCCTGGCGGCagtgaagaagaaggaggacTCGGAGGGCGTCTCCTGTGGCGACACCGATGACGGCGGCGGGGCGaagagcggcggcgcggtgccGGAGTTGTCCACGGCCGAGCGGCAGGAGCTGCAGATGAAGAAGAGCAAGCTCATCAACATGCTTGACGAG GTGGAGCAGCGGTACCGGCAGTACCACGGGCAGATGCAGGCGGTGTCATCGTCgttcgaggcggcggcgggggccgggtCGGCCCGGATGTACACGGCGCTGGCGCTGCGCACCATCTCGCGGCAGTTCCGTTGCCTGCGGGACGCGATCGCGGCGCAGGTGCGCGCGGCGAGCCGGGCCCTGGGCGAggacgccgacgccgccgtcgccggcggccgcaCCGTGGGCTCCCGCCTCCGGTACATCGACCACCAGCTCCGGCAGCAGCGCGCGCTGCAGCAGCTCGGCATGATGCAGGGCGGCGCCTGGCGGCCCCAGCGCGGCCTCCCCGAGCGCTCCGTCTCCATCCTCCGCGCCTGGCTCTTCGAGCACTTCCTGCACCC ATACCCCAAGGATTCGGACAAGATCATGCTCGCCAAGCAAACCGGGCTCACCAGGAGCCAG GTGTCCAACTGGTTCATCAACGCGAGGGTGCGGCTGTGGAAGCCGATGGTGGAGGAGATGTACCTGGAGGAGACCAGGGACCAAGACGGTGGCGGGGGTGGCAACGACGAGGGGAAGTCCGGCGGCGGGTCCAAGAGCGGGGACACGAACAATGGGGTCGACGGCGTCACGCAGagggcggacggcggcggcagcggcgccatgtcgaaggcggcggcgcgcgtggcaggcggggcggcggagggcgcgCCGTCCGCCAAGGGCGTCGGCGGCGTCCACGGCTCCACGCTGCTCGAGCTCGCCAGGGACCAGCAGACGGCGCATGCCGGATTCTATGAGGGGgaagatgacgacgacgacgatgtcGAGCGCAGGCTGAAGAAAGCGAGGGGAGACGAGCCGGCGCCGGGGCCGTTCCACAGCCACCACGTGCACGACATGGCGGCACTGCACACgcaggccgcggcggccgcgaggCAGCAGCACGAGGAGGTGAGCCACCGGGAGCTGCTCATGAAGTTCATGGagagcggcggcgccggagcggGCGCCAGGGACCACCACCACCAGGACGGCGGTGGGTACTCTCTCTTCGCCCCAGGGCCGTACGGGCAGTTCGGCTCGGAGCCGTTCGCGTTCGCGGGGAACAGCGGGGTGTCTCTGACCCTCGGCCTCCCGCATGGCGCCGGCGGCAGCGCCGAGCAGACGGCGTCGTTCCTCATGGGCAGCAGCACCGCCGGCGACAGCGGCAgccacggcggcgccggcggctacGACATGAACATGCAGAGCACCAAGTCATTCGCGGCGCAGCTCATGAGGGACTTCGTGGCCTAG
- the LOC112902957 gene encoding transcription factor LHW-like, with product MAVGDALRRLCEEIGWSYAVFWKAIGAADPVHLVWEDGYCGHTSCPVGSEPSEALPSDTGCSVFAADTICSLVNKVMASEVHVVGQGTVGRAAFSGNHQWIVHGTANGHGLSSEVAAEMNNQFRVGIQTIAIIPVLPRGVLQLGSTGLVMENTNFVMFAKKLCSQLNNRSSMAASASVKNASSQHGQSRPVHGMFHVRSDDSSSRICSKFPVTSDQNSCPESATVSTSTLPNSSLLKVAQQNGHPVVENFVYAKPDIRFIQQASYCGSRLRSNAQSVAMSSGLISPGLTSMKKQSLLMNSSGQLEFSNNAHSSADLARNVILRSLVRQDPSVRENTDINIHHGRYVVSNDINGPGDFDFLPVGARSSRANLCTSVPSQVLDHTPGTLQQKQSQVPSKVPQSSGISKKMENPERGSFRVPSAPASESDGQVSNSLNVGQDNQLSRSNHLRPDQKINRVNDPSVSVKNLDACELPGMPSERASSLLLEPAADNDLFGMFGAEFNQFTHSVGADLVTWSGAESQNSDRNVPESSIYLDSSPLFSSLDTDLHCSGMFSLTETDQLLDAVISNINPSGKQCPDDSASCKTALTDVPSTSHLGPVDLKCCETSGVPSILIKPESAQSVKQPCFLEKSEDGCLSHNNGMHKSQIRLWIESGQNMKCESASASNSKGVDTPSKANRKRSRPGESPKPRPKDRQLIQDRIKELRELVPNGAKCSIDGLLEKTVKHMLFLQSVTKNADKLKDSTESKILGGENGPLWKDYFEGGATWAFDVGSQSMTCPIIVEDLDRPRQMLVEMLCEDRGIFLEIADFIKGLGLTILRGVMEMRKSKIWARFTVEANRDVTRMEIFLSLVRLLEPNCDGSGAAENTNNMNKPLGLAHQPVIPATGGIQ from the exons ATGGCGGTCGGGGACGCGCTGCGGCGGCTGTGCGAGGAGATTGGGTGGTCCTACGCCGTCTTCTGGAAGGCCATCGGCGCCGCCGACCCCGT GCATTTGGTGTGGGAGGACGGCTACTGTGGCCACACGTCATGCCCTGTCGGATCTGAGCCTTCTGAAGCTCTGCCCAGTGACACCGGGTGCTCTGTTTTTGCTGCTGACACCATCTGCTCGCTTGTTAACAAAGTTATGGCGTCGGAGGTTCATGTCGTTGGACAAGG GACCGTAGGCCGTGCTGCGTTCAGTGGCAATCATCAATGGATCGTCCATGGTACTGCCAATGGTCACGGGCTCTCCTCCGAG GTCGCTGCTGAGATGAACAATCAGTTCAGAGTTGGCATTCAG ACTATTGCGATTATTCCCGTACTACCACGGGGTGTACTGCAGTTGGGCTCTACTGGTTTG GTTATGGAGAACACAAATTTTGTTATGTTTGCAAAGAAGTTGTGTTCTCAGCTAAACAACCGTTCAAGTATGGCTGCATCTGCTTCGGTTAAAAATGCTTCAAGTCAGCATGGTCAATCACGTCCTGTACACGGTATGTTTCATGTTCGCTCTGATGACAGCAGCTCAAGAATCTGCAGTAAATTCCCAGTGACTTCTGACCAAAACAGCTGTCCTGAAAGTGCAACTGTGTCAACTAGCACACTACCAAATTCATCTTTGCTTAAGGTTGCGCAACAGAATGGTCATCCTGTCGTAGAGAACTTTGTCTATGCCAAGCCTGATATTAGGTTTATACAACAAGCATCCTACTGCGGCAGCCGACTTCGGAGTAATGCACAGAGTGTTGCTATGAGCTCTGGTTTGATCTCCCCTGGCTTGACCTCGATGAAAAAGCAGTCACTTTTGATGAACAGCAGTGGGCAGTTAGAATTCAGTAATAATGCGCATTCATCAGCAGATCTGGCAAGAAATGTCATTTTGAGATCCCTTGTGCGACAAGACCCTTCGGTCCGTGAAAATACAGATATCAATATACATCATGGAAGATATGTAGTATCCAATGATATAAATGGTCCTGGGGATTTTGATTTTCTACCTGTAGGTGCCAGATCAAGCAGGGCTAACTTATGTACTAGTGTACCGAGTCAAGTATTAGACCACACTCCAGGAACATTACAGCAGAAACAATCTCAAGTTCCATCCAAGGTTCCCCAATCTTCTGGAATCTCTAAGAAAATGGAGAATCCTGAAAGAGGGTCATTTCGAGTTCCTTCAGCTCCAGCTTCTGAATCTGATGGCCAGGTTTCTAACAGCTTGAACGTGGGCCAAGATAATCAATTAAGTAGGTCAAACCATTTACGACCTGACCAAAAGATTAATAGAGTTAATGATCCAAGCGTTAGTGTCAAGAACCTGGATGCATGCGAGCTCCCAGGAATGCCTAGTGAGAGAGCTTCCTCATTGCTTCTGGAGCCTGCTGCAGATAATGACTTGTTTGGTATGTTTGGTGCTGAATTTAATCAGTTCACCCACAGTGTGGGTGCTGATCTGGTCACCTGGAGTGGTGCAGAGTCTCAGAATTCAGATAGAAATGTGCCTGAATCTTCGATATATCTAGATAGCTCACCCCTCTTCAGTTCACTAGACACTGATCTGCACTGTTCTGGGATGTTTTCACTAACTGAAACTGATCAACTATTGGATGCTGTCATCTCAAACATCAATCCAAGTGGCAAACAGTGTCCCGATGACAGTGCTTCTTGCAAGACTGCATTGACGGATGTTCCTAGCACATCTCATCTTGGTCCAGTAGACTTGAAGTGCTGTGAGACCTCCGGCGTCCCTTCAATACTAATCAAGCCCGAGTCAGCACAATCTGTTAAACAACCATGTTTCCTTGAGAAGTCTGAGGATGGTTGTCTTTCCCATAATAATGGAATGCACAAATCTCAGATACGTCTTTGGATTGAGAGTGGTCAGAACATGAAATGTGAAAGTGCGTCAGCTTCTAACAGCAAGGGTGTTGATACGCCAAGCAAGGCAAATCGAAAGAGATCTCGGCCAGGAGAGAGTCCTAAGCCGCGACCAAAGGACCGACAGCTGATACAGGACCGTATAAAGGAGCTTCGTGAACTTGTACCAAATGGAGCAAAG TGTAGCATTGATGGTTTGTTGGAGAAAACAGTTAAGCACATGCTTTTCTTACAAAGCGTGACAAAGAATGCTGACAAGCTCAAGGATTCTACTGAATCTAAG ATACTTGGTGGTGAAAATGGAcccctttggaaggactacttCGAAGGTGGGGCAACCTGGGCTTTTGATGTTGGCTCTCAGTCAATGACATGCCCAATCATCGTTGAGGATCTTGACCGGCCTCGTCAGATGCTTGTGGAG ATGCTTTGCGAAGATAGAGGAATCTTCTTGGAGATAGCTGACTTTATTAAAGGACTTGGATTGACTATCTTGAGGGGTGTAATGGAAATGCGCAAAAGTAAAATCTGGGCACGATTTACTGTCGAG GCAAACCGGGACGTAACCAGAATGGAAATCTTTCTATCGCTTGTACGCCTATTAGAACCAAACTGTGATGGCAGTGGAGCAGCAGAGAACACTAACAACATGAACAAACCTCTTGGTTTGGCGCACCAACCTGTTATCCCCGCAACAGGTGGCATCCAGTAA